The Anser cygnoides isolate HZ-2024a breed goose chromosome 4, Taihu_goose_T2T_genome, whole genome shotgun sequence region GGTCTCCCAGTGCCAAGCAATGTCCCAAGTGCACACCAGGGCTGCCGTCTGTCCCTGACAGCCATGTTCTTAGATGCAAGTGTTTATTTTCACATCTGCCTTGGCCAGAACAGTGATAAATACGCCTGCCATACAGTCTGACTACAGATAGTAGTTAGAACGCAGCTAGATTCTTCCCCATCACAACATCTCAGCCCTatctttgggaaaacaaaaacttgcAAATTTTAcctcattttgcatttcttacaCTTCAACAACTTAAACGCCTCTCTCCAGAGCCTTCCAATTTGCACCAGAGCCTTCCTGGAccttctcccccagcagcctccccagcgAGAGGGAACTTCCCTTTTCTCACAAAGGCACTTTAGGTATCACCTATAGATTTCCTCTgcatcctttttccttcccccttcccctctctcaCACGCCAACTTAATTGCCCTTGACCAAGCCTTAACTGACCTTGCAAATTCTCTGTCTAAATGCTGAAAGGACTCTTGCAGCTAACACCTCTGTTATTCTTCACTCTCCGTTCAGGATGgcaaagcaaggaaaaacaatcatCTTCTCCATCCACCAGCCACGGTACTCCATATTCCGGCTGTTTGACAGCTTGACACTCCTGGCCGCGGGGCGGATGCTGTACCACGGCCCCGCTCAGCAGACCATCGGCTACTTCCAATCTATCGGTGAGCATAACGCACCGTGGTGACTGCTGCGCCTACATCCGCAGCTTGCACGAGCATTTGAGCAAGACAAACGGCAATAGCGCGTGATGAGAACTGGATGCGGTAAGCAAGCCCAAGATTTTAGCAGGCTGAGTGTTTCTCTTGGGGTTCCACCTCTTAACCTGTATGTTTTGGATGACAGGGCTGACTTCTAATCAGCTGTTTCTGGGCACGTGTTAATCAGACAAAGCATGGGCTGGGGTTGAGCAGGCGTGCTGCCCTGCCTTCACTGATGGCACGTCCGGCAGCGCCGCTCATCCCTCGTACAGGCGTGGTGGCTGCACGCAGCCTCCTGCCCATCACCGAGCTGCCACTTAGCGCTTGTCACGCTGTCACTGCAGGCTACGAGTGCGAGCCTTACAACAATCCTGCCGACTTCTTCCTGGACATCATCAACGGGGACTCCACGGCGGTGGTGGTGAACAAGACCGACGAAGCCCACTCAGGTACAAGGCAGAGAGCTGAATGCAATATCTGCCACGTGTCTGTAGCCGGGCGTCCAGCCCGACACAGACACATCACTCACAGTGTCAGACGAGCAGTAACAGTGTTATACGCGCATGCGGTTATCTGTATGCCTCGGGTTATCATGTACTGCTGACCCATGTTGCTTTAAGGCTATGACCTTCCTAAATACTGTTTGTTTATACATTGAAAATAATTAACACTTCCTGAAATAAATACCAAATTCATGTACAGCCCTACTATATAAAATATTCCTGTCTCTGCAATAGTTTGCCTCTCATAAAGaggtatttattaatttattgttGTTATCCATTTCTTCAACAAACTGACCTGTATGCTTTTGCGTCACAATCAAATTACTAGGTGTTAAAGGCACAAGAATATTTGTCTGTGCTGAAGCTGTAATGTCTGGGAATTTAAGGAAATCTTGTTACAGCTCAGCACAGAGAAGTAGCTGGTTTCATCTTCAAGGCAAATCAACGGAAGCCCTGCACTAGCCCTAATGATAAACTGGGACAATTATTCCGGTTAGGAACAAATTTGGTGTAGCTATGCcagttatttttaacataatggAATGATTTATCTGTTCTGAAATTCCTATTTCCCACCTCCAAGTAGGCTGGGaataaggacagggaaatgcTTCCCTGAAGTTGGGGCAAGGCTGAAATCATCCCCAAACCAGCAATTCTCACCTGCAGTCACGCACGCTTTTTAGCACAAGGCTGAGTGCAGCGGGTCTCTGGAGCTAAACATGCATATCAATTCTTCTCCTTCGTTAGTAATGCTCCCACCCCAACTGCAGAACTCGTTAGACCTAGCGCCTAACGAATCTTCCCATCCCTTACActactctttttttaaatctttttttttttttgaaccttTCCAGCAGAGAGCATTGAAGAACACATTGAATACAACACAACCTTGGCTGAGAAGTTATCAGAAAAATACTGCAACTCTGCCTACtaccaagaaacaaaaacaatactAGAGAATATTTCTTTgggaaatacaaagaaaacaaaagcatttttcagacaaattaCATATACCAATTCCTTCTGTCATCAGCTGAAGTGGGTGTCCAGGCGCACGTTCAAAAACCTGGTAGGAAACCCTCAAGCTTCCATAGCTCAGGTAACGTTACTTGTATCTATCTGGTTTGCAATATATGTTGACTTTCACCCGCTCCTGTATTAGACCAGCCGTGGGGAACAGTTTTGCCTCTTGGTATTTTGACTGAAGGTagcatctgaaaaaaagtgtgtgcAGGGTCTGGACACCTGGTTCACCAGAGGATGCCCTGAATGCTCCCATATGACCAACACAATGAGTTCAGTGATGTATTTTGGGCTACATAAAACCTCGGGAGGCAGGGTCTTCTCCAGCGAGGtgttctgctccctgctgctggccagggacAGATGACCTCCCCGTAGTTGCACACCTCGTCTCAGGAACATGCCTCAGACTCTAGGCTGATTGTCCAGCCTTGGCACAGCAGGATTTGGCCTCAAATCTTGCCCCTCACCTCCACCCAAGGATAGTTCAATGACTTCGCTTGCATAATTAATTATCTTAGCTCACTAAGTGTTGGCTCGCATGTAGAGTTACTTTCCCAGTCTGTTCACAATGAGTGTGATACCTTCTGAAAAGTAAGTCATTAAAACCAGAGCCTGGCCCTTGCTACAGAACATGAGCATGTTCTACCAACTGGCCCTGTTAGCACTGCTTTTTCAGCAAAACCAAAGCCAGAAGTGTGGTCTGGTTCAAAGTCACGTGTTGCCTTCAAACACGGAGGCTACCAGGCCTCAGGAGTCCCCCAGTGCACCAACCAAACCCTGCAGGCTCTGCGCCAGCAAAGCTCCCATGGCGAGTCACAGCAGGGGAGGCAACAGAAAAATCCAGCCcaaggcaggggcagggacTGCTGTCTTTGTTACATTCTACATAACAAGTGAACAAAGCAGCCAGCGTGGAGTGGAAATGAGCCCAGAGTCCCCAAGGTTAAAAGGCTCCGAGTacgtgtgtgtgtctgtatgcTGATATTATGGAGATCCTTAATAATTGCTTTGTAAAAGCTTGACCTTGTGACAAGAATTAATCTCCCACCCATCTCATAATACCCCAAGGTTAACGGTCCTGACTTTTTCTCacaatctcttttctttccccacctCGTTAGGGATGGATTTTACACGCATTCCTTTACAAGTACACGCTTCATTAAGCCTTGTTCATTAATCTCCTCCAAAGGGGTCTTGCTAGGATCCTTGCTTTCCCGTACACTTGGCTTCGGAGCTCAATTATCCCTGACACTTGTTCCTGTCAGCAAGATCTTGGGGACAGGGTACCCCAGACCAAGTGATTTAGTGTGTTAAGGCTCAGGCATCGCTGGGGCTTACAGATGACAGAAATGCCTGATACCAATGCTGTTAAGAACAAATCCCGTGAATAAGGTGTGCAACAGAGCCCCACAACTGTACACTGGGGAGTGTGAAAATAATTGCTGAGGCTTTGAAAACAATGAGAACAAtacttttcttgctcttttcttttttttacatttagGTGGTTGTTACAGTTTTCCTGGGACTGATTGTAGGTGCCATTTTCTTTGGACTTAAAAATGACACCTCTGGCCTCCAGAACAGGTTAGTCAGTTCACTCGCTGGATTTCCAAAAGCTCCCTCGTTGTTCTGATAGGATACGGGACAGGATGGGATAAGCAACCACTGAGAGCATCAGGAAATCTATTGGCCTAATTAGAGCAAACGCTCCTCCTCAGTACGTAAGGTCATGCTGGTTTAGTGATGGAGGTGAGGGTGGTCTCCTTCGTCCCTGCCCAACAGCGATGCAGGAGCCCGGTCCTGCCCGgtgtgctgcagcctggccgAGCTGTCCAGCTGAAGAGAACGATGTTCCTCAGCAGGATGACATTTTTCAGTGTCCGTCAGGCAGCTGAaaatgcagaacagcagcagactGCAAGGAACTGCTTCAAAGCACTGACATATCCGCCGTCGAGTTTTAAACCACTTATAAAAGTGTGACAGCAAGGTTTCCTTGTCTCTTATCAGACATATGCTGCGCAGCCAGAGGATTTTTAAACTCTCAGGAAATTAAACTTAAAATAGGAAATTCAGTTCATTTTCAAGCTTTTGACCGTATCAAAGAACAGACTGTCCTTGCCCTCGTGTAGCAAAATGCTGTGCGCACCATGTCAGCTTTGCTGTGGCCCCAAAGTTGCAGCCACGTGTTTTCCTGGGGAACCCTGTACAGGAGGTCAAACACTGCCACACTCCAGGCACTATGCGTGGGCCTGCACATGCTGCAGTGGAAAAACCACATTTGTATAACGTTTTTAATGCTGCCTACCGTTTTGCTGTTTGTAGAGTTGGTGCCATGTTCTTTCTGACCACCAACCAGTGCTTCAGCAGTATTTCAGCTATTGAACTCTTTGTTGTGGAAAAGAAGATATTTATGTAAGTAAACCGTATTAAAACATGAACATGGTCTATTGTTAGAGAGGTCATCTGTTTGCTTATCCTCCTGGACATTTAAGTATGCCTTGTGTAGGGTTTTCAAATTACTTCCCTGTCAGTGCTCCATGCGTACTCTTAGCCTGTTTGTTAGTGAACTGTCTGCAAATCCCCCAAACCATATCTATGATTGCACATGCCTCAGcgttttaaattaatatttataggaaaaaaatcgGTGAACACCCTATTTAGGTATTGATCAGTAAGATTGTGACTCGCTAGTGACAACATTAAATAGTGCCTCACTGGACTCTTTAAGGCTGTACAGATTGCACTACCGAGAAAAGGAAAGTTAATTAAGCATTACTCTCTCTGTTTTGCCAATACAGACCTCTACTAAAAAACATGTGCACAAGTATTCATATTGATTTGCATATGAAAACAGCACCATTACTGTAGTGAATGGCTTACCAGACGTTAACATTACAGTCTATCCatgaaagaactttttttttttccccttcttccagTTCACGCCAGACTTCATTTGTCTCCAAGTTAAAACAAATGTACTTTAGTGATCAGATTTTGTGACATGCTGTACATATTTCTGTGTTCCAGACATGAGTATATCAGCGGATACTATGGAACAGCTGCATATTTCATCTCAAAGCTAATGGCTGATTTGATACCCATGAGGACTTTACCGAGCATCATCTTCACCTGCATAACATACTTCATGTTAGGCAAGTTTTGCCTTCCACAGTTCTGTtacaccccaccccccccccaacaaatTAACAAGACTCTCacttgtatatatgtatatgtatatacgtAGATTTATATATGCTAGAGCACTACATTGGCATGGCACCAATTATTGTGCTTGCCTGCAGCATACCATGCTTTTACAGACACACTTCTTAATATCTGAGCATTTTGATCAGAACATGTAGTGTGTTTCTTCTCCACTGCCCCTAGAAAGAGGAGAGTCACAGTCAATACCATATGtgtttgatttcttccttttcatttataGCTGTTTTAACTTTCAGTGACTCTTACAAGATACTTTTTTTATGCTTGCAATAATACCTAtcaaaggaaaaggtttttttatAAGAACAGCGTGTAGTGTGAGTTACTGTCAACTTACTCTTTTTGGTGAAAAGTCTTCTGGTTAATGAGCAGAAATTTGAAAATTGCTGGCACCAACTTTTACAACACTGCAACACCTTCAAATGCCATGCTCAAACATGTCCCAGGCAGACTGTTTTCCTAGCATAAGGCTTTTGGGATGTCCCAAAAGCTTGAAAGTACAAACCAAATTACAAAATCATCACAGTTCACTTTGATCAGAGTTTTTCCCCCATGGAATAGAAAAGAAGGCAGCATCAGCTGTCATTAGACTCAGTCATCTCTCATTAGACTGTGAAACTGGGTCACGAGAGACCTTGCTACCAAAGCCACAGCTACCAAATACCACTGGCAATTAGGGGAGCTCTCCGCTGTAAAAAGTGAAATACTCCATAATTGCCACTTATGGAGGCTCACCAGAAATTGCTGTTTTCATAGACAGCATAGAAGCCTTCCTTCTCCTTGGCCTATGTGGAGTACCCACTCTTAACTTCTACCACATCTTGTGCGAACTTTCTCCAATGTTACTGCAGTTACAGGCATATCCCTTATTCATCCTGCCCTCTGCTAACAGGGCATGCACATTTTGGATGTCACAGTCCAGCTGCAGTCTTGGGTCTCAACTGCACAGCCTATGCTGCCAGACAAGACAGTCTGTaggcagcacagcactgtagAGCTTGTGGTATCGCTTTTGGCAGGATCATACTGAAAACTTTCTTGTTCTGCTCTTTAAGGTTTGAAACCGACAACAGAAGCCTTCTTTATAATGCTGTTTACCCTTACGATGGTGTCCTACACAGCCACTTCCATGGCTCTAGCCATCGCAACAGGACAGAACGTGGTCGCTGTAGCCAACCTATTTATGACtatcacatttgtttttatgattGTGAGTAGCATTATTTACTTCACTAGAGAGAAATCCAAACTGCACAGAGTTCAGCCAAATTCTGCAAAAAGACCACGGGGTTGAGTTTGGATTTGTGCTTTCCAAAACAACCTGGGGTTGGGTGCAAGGCGGGGAGAGTTTCCCTGCGGTATTGTCAGCAGCTCCGGCAGGCAGAGTACTGCCAGCAATGTGGAGAAGTGCTCGGGGCGATGGTCCGTGGACACAACTAGAACCCCTCGCTCTCTGAGACCATGACTGTACTTGCCCCTGCGCCTGTGGCACCAGCCACCAGGCAGATTGGAACTACAACAGCCGAACCAACAACCAAACCTGCCAGAAGCGGGCTGCCTCAAGCAGAGCGTATGCAGCCGGGGAGAAGGACCTCATGGGGCCACGGCTTCaagctcagcagcagaaatgcttccttccccaccccactgcAAGAGCTCCTTCCTTTAGAAATGCCTGCCAACTTGGTTTTAATCTGAGGAAGAGGAGTCAAGAGCTAGAAAATACCATGTTagcagcaacttttttttttttttatcttttttttttttttttttactttattttcattgactCTAGATTTTCTCTGGGTTGCTGGTAAATCTCACGAGCATCATGTCCTGGCTTTCCTGGCTCAAGTACTTTAGCATCCCTCGATATGGAATGACAGTAAGTGCTGTAGTTTCCTGTGTACTGACATGAAGATGATTTGCTTAAAAGGAAGCCCTTTACTAATGATAGAAGAAATTCCAAATTTAATGCATTAATGAGCAAAAGATGAGCTAGTTAAATACAGCAATCTTCAGACTTAGTGTGGTATCTTGAAAGAAGGGCTTCTCATCAAGTAGCACCCATGGCTGTTTAGAAGAGCTGATTTCTATAAGAAGGAAGGACCTcgaatgagagagagagagagagagagagagagagagagagagagagagagagagagagagagagagagagagagagacaaagctAAGCAATTACATGCACTGGAACATAATGGGACGAAAATGATACAGCGTAAAGAACAGTGTTATCcctcaagaaatattttttctctttgccatCAACCAAACCCACATCAAGCTGACGTTTCTCCTATTTTTTGATAATTTAAGGCACGGTCGTGTTTCACTGAGAAATCGGGACTGTGATATTCCTGTGCAAAAGCACTCTAACCCATGGGTGGTGTTACAGCTTACAGACACTCGAGCATTGTGCTGTGTGGACTGCATGAATTTCTCTCTTGACAGAAAAGGCACTGTGCTGctcttggttaaaaaaaaaaaaaaagtatatttggCCAacattataaataattataCCATCACACTTTTATAATATATAGCAATTGAATTATGTCTCAACTTGCTAACTTATCATTCCTTTACCTGCTAATTTCTGTTGtcattgtttcttttactttaaaaggcATTACAAATTAATGAACTGTCTGGTCTGAACTTTTGCACCATCAGTAACAACACAGGGTTACCTGGCAAGAATAACTTTCAACAGCTAATCCCTATGTAAGTATTTGGGTACATTAAAATGAATCCCACCATGAGTCTTAGTCTGTTCATGGACGTTTATCAATGACCAGCAGAATTCACAGGAGCTTTTATATGGAAGATGGACTCTTACTGGGTTTTTGCATAGGTCTGCAGAGAACAGTCTATGCTTTGTCACACTTCATTAACATTAGACATACCTGGCATTatgctcttctctttttttaatactataTTTACTGAAATGCATATGCACATTACGATCATGCAGCCTAACAAAATCAGTTTCAGCCTCCTGCAAGAAACTGACTGTAGctacctgaaaaataaaattataaatagaaaataaaactgtaacatTTAACAGAGGTTTGCCCAGCCTCCTATTGACATAAAATCAGAGGACAACTTCTAGGGATCTTCCTAGATACTTAAAACAGACGAAGTTTGTAAATCTGTTTGTATTTATCTGTAGGTGGTGTACTGGAGACCAGTATCTTCAAAATCAAGGCATTGACGTGAGTACCTGGGGCCTCTGGCAGAATCATGTGGCTCTTGCCTGCATGACAGTAATATTCCTTGCAATTTCATACCTGAAACTCCACTTCATGAAGAAGTTTTCTTaaaccaagaaataaaaattcaactGGCTCCGTTCAGCAGCCTGATAAACTGACCATGCAActgactttattatttttatgatacCTCCTTTGTACTTTCCTGATCGCAAAGCTCTCTGATGTAATGCTTATCTTTGTGTAACATTAAAGACACAGTGTTAATGTACTTTGCTGAAACATCTGGCACGCTTCAGTTCTGTTTATTGCTGTAACAAGCATGCAAGTCCTCATTTCCTCAGCAAACCACCCAGCCCTTCAGCACGTTCCTGTTCGAAATTTAACACATGGAACTAACATTTAGTGGCTTAACCCGACAAAACAAACGGCCCTGTACTCTCACCAGCGGGCACGGAGGGCAGCCCTAGCACAGCCCGCCTGAGGCAGGGCCATGCGGCTCCCCTCTTTCTTCTGAGGAGATTTCTCGGCGGCACCGTCCCCAGCAGCCggcgccgccgctccccgcctccctccccgccaCACGCCGACCTACCGCCCGCTCCGCcaccccttctcctccttccccctctcctccgGCCGCCACCGCCGCTGCCCAAgggccgggggtggggggcggtCGCTGGGCTGAGGTGAAGGGGCCGGGAGAGCCCGCCGCGGGCTGCCCGCGGCCGCCGCTTTTCAACCCGGCCCCCGGGGCGAGGGGAGCCACGAGACCAGTGCCTGAGCACATCACCAAAAAATACTAGAGGGACTGCCTCCACATCGTACTTACAGCCATTAATTCTGGCCTTGAAAGAAGTACTCGACTGACTGTCCTGCCTTTTACACAGCCTGCGCCTAAACCAAGTCACTTTAGTTCTAGTCACCTAGTCACTTTACACAGCAcacttaatttaaatatttggaagtgcttctgtttcagaataTGCCTGAAGACCCAGTTCTAAAaccagtatcttttttttttttttaaacagtaggATTTAGTATGGTTTCTTTGCCATTGCTATAAAGGCAAAGATTACTTGAATTAGCAGCTGAAAAACATTCTTTAGAAGTGTCTTTCATAGCAGACAAAAGAtggaaatgattttatttacaaCTTCACCCACACTTTATCATTCATACATTTACAATTCTGAAGAAGTTTCAAAACTCTTAATGTAAGGCCAATatagaaagttttaaaaaacaaataattggTCACGCTTAGTCACAAATTTATTGCCAGTCCTCAAAAAGTATACATATGCAATCTTATACAGCAAGGTGTTAAATGTGACCTcgattttacagaaaaaaaaaatacaaagaacacatgcaataaaataatacaCACAAAAGAGATCCTTGACATTGCCAAGAGCCCTGAAAAACTGAGGAAAGCTAAGTACTTGGAAGATCATTAATATTTCTCTATTTAGTTACTTGAACATACTCAGTTTTCCCAAAATAGGTTATGATCCTGTTAGTTTTAAAAGTAGCCTGCCAGTTTTGCATTCCAACATATGCTGCCATCCATTcatattttgataaaataacattagtttttcaaaatataaactTCTTGTTATCATGAAATAATCTCCTTATTTAAAGAACTATGCaaacattctttatttttacactGTTATGGGTGAACCAGAAGTCCGCCTTCAAGCATTTCCATGTACGTAACACTAACAACTAGCACCAAATATGAATGAAGTAATAGTTTTGTATTACTCAGTCTCCTATTAGTTGATTTTACCACATATCTATTTTGATTTTATCACATATCTAAACATACAGACTTccaaattaacaaaataaatatacaaatagagtatttctggttttgttttatagtGAGACTATGAGGCCCAGCCTTGACACAATCTTACAACCCAGCAGCAtgacaaatatttctgtgtttaagcAAAAGATTTATTCTACATAATCTGTATTTGCCATAAAGACATCTCAGCAAGCAGCATATGGCTCTGATTTTGCTATGCATAAAAAGATGAAGTAACCAAACCTAAGTTGCTCCTATTCAAGTCCTGAATTTGGGATGTGTACATTCCATCTTCATGGCACTTTGCTCAGTATAGGCGCTTGCTACTCAGTGACATTTTCTGCAGAGCATAAATATTACTTGCAGTATAAGTTTGAGTCTTTTGCTAtatgggagaaagaagagatcagCAAAACAAACCTCAGGTTTCTCAGCATGGCAGTTCCAGCTGTATTTTGTGGCTGAACAGGGTTTGAGTTCGGACAGATTTCCACCTTATACACAGCAGCAGGGTGAAGGTGTTAAGGATTCGATGTTAACTCGATCAGGAAGCCAGCTTACTTTGCTTTTATCTCATTTCATTTACTTCTATAGATTCTTTTCAGAATTGAATTTATTAAGTAATGCCTCTCTATACTACTTTCCATATATTGATAGAcatacacaaatacatataaaatattttatttacactgACATATTGATAATTTATATAAATCGAATTGtggttttattcttcttttagGAGTCAGGTCCCATATGCTCTTCCATAATTCTGTAGAAAGGACTGCATTTAAGCCAAAACAACACATCATTTAAGACAGCCTCACTGGGATAGATATATCTCCGAGTTGttgcttatttgctttttctttaaagtgtgccttttgtttttgaggTCTGGCAGAAGAGTCGTGGTATTACTTTGTTCTGGGAGATGTGACCATACCCagctttctctctgctttggtTTTAAGATTTAGCCAATGTCTACTTTTGTGTGCTTTCTGCAAAAATTCATACATAATTATTTACAAGATATAATTATGTGAACAAAGagatcacaaatatttttttggaaaggaaagtAACTGAAGCTAGGCAGTATTTTCTGTAAGTCTTCTTTGGGAcaatatttgtaattttttttttaagtaatcaAAGCGATAACGGGATCAGGTTAAATTTAGTTACTTgccaggaaaataatttattattaagaAATAGCATATGAGCACTAAGTCCTATCTTCCTCTTTTGCTCAGATTTTACTTGAGTTCCCTTCAATATCAGTGgcaatatatttcataaaagctatttaaatatgGAAAAGGATGTCAGGATTCAGCCTGACATGGCAGAATTTCTCATACAAGGAATTTGTGGAAGGAAAAACGGAGAGGTTGAATGTCGTTCCTGTTTTTGTTCACATTCAGGATGCCATGGCAagggaaaacaatatttttttccattcatcaGCCTCAGTAGTCCATATTCAAAGCATTTGATAGCTTCACAGTAAGCCTGCTGTACCATGGCCCTGCTCGTAACGTTTTAGAGTAACATCAGATAGATTGGTGAGCTTTCACCAACTGGGGGCTCTAATCACGAGGACAGACTTAAACCTTTCACCTTGCACTACATGGATTGTGTTTGTAAAGAGAAACAACATTAATTAGAGTCCCTTTGGTTATGAAAGAAAGATGTAAATATAACTTACCTCGGCTCTCTTCTGGTGAGGGTCTGAGATGATAGATTGCTGAGTAAAATGCCAAGACAACAGGTTCCCATACAGCTTATAAAGAGACGCTGTTTTCATTAAAGTACGACACTTCTCTGGTTTTAAATGACACTGTACTTACTGTCAATTTAATTCACATACCCTAGCTCTATTATGAAATGGTGTGCAGCAAACCATTTACCTGAATATTTTGGAACTCAGTCATCAATTCCTAGGGTAGGAAAGCTCTGGTGACCAGTGCTTTGCAGTCGGAATGTCCTGCCTCCATCTTCAACATTTAGTAGGACCCTAGGAGGAATTCATGGACAAAGCACCTAAGTGAGTCACAACTATTTGGAAAAGATAAACATGACATGCTCTCTATCAAGTGGTACATTCCAAAGCTTTCAGAGCTCCAGAAACAAGTATCAGCAATCTGAAATGCACCAGAAATTAATCATGAGCCTTTCTCAGGCCAAGTTGTAGGGGTAGAGGGAgtatttttcctcctatttaCCATACAAACTGCCTGGAAACTGTCCTTTATCTGGTAGTACTTTGTAGATGTTTGTTAAGTATTCTTAACACGAACCCACGAACCTCCTCCCACGAACCTGCCTCCCACGAACACCACAGATGGACATGGTACTCGCACGATGCAGATAATTGTTGCAAACTGCACAAAACGGAAAGGACTACAAATTTCTAACTATCCACATGAACAGACTAAGATGCTTTAAGCCACCAGATCTAATCAATACTCCAGAGGGAACCAGGGATCTAGCAGTACTCCGTTACAGTTATGGACATGTCCTACATTACCTTAAAATACCAAAGAAGTTTTGCACAGCACCCACCACACCGCATCCACCACTGTACCGATGGTTCATTTTCTGATTCAAGTGCCTATTTTAATGTGAGTTTCTGGAAATACAGGGAGGGTCCTCTCTATTCTTATCTGAG contains the following coding sequences:
- the ABCG2 gene encoding broad substrate specificity ATP-binding cassette transporter ABCG2 isoform X2; protein product: MICDLNWKKKQSHCILRVSTCDNECCLSSPFSFFALSVMLTVIASSGSCASALVIADSMGDTRNETRGKMAGGQSHINIQMSESSTNGIPSSKQSSPDLANKGGSTLTFHNISYHVKVKSGFLCCRKTASKEVLRDLNGIMRPGLNAILGPTGSGKSSLLDILAARKDPHGLSGDILINGAPQPANFKCTSGYVVQDDVVMGTLTIRENFQFSAALRLPKSVKEQDRNERVNQIIKELGLSKVADSKVGTQFTRGVSGGERKRTNIGMELITDPTILFLDEPTTGLDASTANAVLLLLKRMAKQGKTIIFSIHQPRYSIFRLFDSLTLLAAGRMLYHGPAQQTIGYFQSIGYECEPYNNPADFFLDIINGDSTAVVVNKTDEAHSESIEEHIEYNTTLAEKLSEKYCNSAYYQETKTILENISLGNTKKTKAFFRQITYTNSFCHQLKWVSRRTFKNLVGNPQASIAQVVVTVFLGLIVGAIFFGLKNDTSGLQNRVGAMFFLTTNQCFSSISAIELFVVEKKIFIHEYISGYYGTAAYFISKLMADLIPMRTLPSIIFTCITYFMLGLKPTTEAFFIMLFTLTMVSYTATSMALAIATGQNVVAVANLFMTITFVFMIIFSGLLVNLTSIMSWLSWLKYFSIPRYGMTALQINELSGLNFCTISNNTGLPGKNNFQQLIPMWCTGDQYLQNQGIDVSTWGLWQNHVALACMTVIFLAISYLKLHFMKKFS
- the ABCG2 gene encoding broad substrate specificity ATP-binding cassette transporter ABCG2 isoform X1, giving the protein MICDLNWKKKQSHCILRVSTCDNECCLSSPFSFFALSVMLTVIASSGSCASALVIADSMGDTRNETRGKMAGGQSHINIQMSESSTNGIPSSKQSSPDLANKGGSTLTFHNISYHVKVKSGFLCCRKTASKEVLRDLNGIMRPGLNAILGPTGSGKSSLLDILAARKDPHGLSGDILINGAPQPANFKCTSGYVVQDDVVMGTLTIRENFQFSAALRLPKSVKEQDRNERVNQIIKELGLSKVADSKVGTQFTRGVSGGERKRTNIGMELITDPTILFLDEPTTGLDASTANAVLLLLKRMAKQGKTIIFSIHQPRYSIFRLFDSLTLLAAGRMLYHGPAQQTIGYFQSIGYECEPYNNPADFFLDIINGDSTAVVVNKTDEAHSAESIEEHIEYNTTLAEKLSEKYCNSAYYQETKTILENISLGNTKKTKAFFRQITYTNSFCHQLKWVSRRTFKNLVGNPQASIAQVVVTVFLGLIVGAIFFGLKNDTSGLQNRVGAMFFLTTNQCFSSISAIELFVVEKKIFIHEYISGYYGTAAYFISKLMADLIPMRTLPSIIFTCITYFMLGLKPTTEAFFIMLFTLTMVSYTATSMALAIATGQNVVAVANLFMTITFVFMIIFSGLLVNLTSIMSWLSWLKYFSIPRYGMTALQINELSGLNFCTISNNTGLPGKNNFQQLIPMWCTGDQYLQNQGIDVSTWGLWQNHVALACMTVIFLAISYLKLHFMKKFS
- the ABCG2 gene encoding broad substrate specificity ATP-binding cassette transporter ABCG2 isoform X3 — protein: MAGGQSHINIQMSESSTNGIPSSKQSSPDLANKGGSTLTFHNISYHVKVKSGFLCCRKTASKEVLRDLNGIMRPGLNAILGPTGSGKSSLLDILAARKDPHGLSGDILINGAPQPANFKCTSGYVVQDDVVMGTLTIRENFQFSAALRLPKSVKEQDRNERVNQIIKELGLSKVADSKVGTQFTRGVSGGERKRTNIGMELITDPTILFLDEPTTGLDASTANAVLLLLKRMAKQGKTIIFSIHQPRYSIFRLFDSLTLLAAGRMLYHGPAQQTIGYFQSIGYECEPYNNPADFFLDIINGDSTAVVVNKTDEAHSAESIEEHIEYNTTLAEKLSEKYCNSAYYQETKTILENISLGNTKKTKAFFRQITYTNSFCHQLKWVSRRTFKNLVGNPQASIAQVVVTVFLGLIVGAIFFGLKNDTSGLQNRVGAMFFLTTNQCFSSISAIELFVVEKKIFIHEYISGYYGTAAYFISKLMADLIPMRTLPSIIFTCITYFMLGLKPTTEAFFIMLFTLTMVSYTATSMALAIATGQNVVAVANLFMTITFVFMIIFSGLLVNLTSIMSWLSWLKYFSIPRYGMTALQINELSGLNFCTISNNTGLPGKNNFQQLIPMWCTGDQYLQNQGIDVSTWGLWQNHVALACMTVIFLAISYLKLHFMKKFS